One window of Curtobacterium sp. 458 genomic DNA carries:
- a CDS encoding glycoside hydrolase family 32 protein: MTTTPDALAHASDRRPHAGPHQEAAAVHAAPDHHLPQFHLRMPRGYLNDPNGPIDIGGQAHLYFQSRPRVDLDVPVEWGHATSDDLVHWTLHRPAIVPVPGGADSGGAWSGNTVLHGGVVRAYYSGKVDHSPFQSVLLAESTDGGATFGAPVQVVADPTEDEAITMFRDPFVWSDGDGWSMAVGAASADQVASVRHYRSADGVHWTNEGDLLAMPRTTVDGIDTGEGWECPQVIGVDGAEVVVVASWSHDDGPGDVIALPLSGAPRPHRVDDGQHFYAASVMRAGSWGPVLFGWVTEGRTEDWTRQAGWSGAISLPRRTWVADGRLATAPHDAVDALRSGGALPAHGATIDAQAEIVLPTPVDGCIRIRFGADEYLDLVVDTAADTLTVDRSRASTDHRADPSSAVVRAPFDAGTGLPAVRVLLDGSVVEVFTSAGRSVTTRVYPLQAPPWSVEAPAGTSYWALGRTVAPETVPAASVPAGTTTA, encoded by the coding sequence ATGACCACGACCCCCGACGCCCTCGCCCACGCGAGCGACCGCCGCCCCCACGCCGGACCACATCAGGAAGCAGCCGCCGTGCACGCCGCACCCGACCACCACCTGCCGCAGTTCCACCTCCGCATGCCGCGCGGGTACCTCAACGACCCGAACGGTCCGATCGACATCGGCGGTCAGGCCCACCTGTACTTCCAGTCGCGGCCGCGCGTCGACCTCGACGTGCCGGTCGAGTGGGGCCACGCGACGAGTGACGACCTCGTGCACTGGACGCTCCACCGCCCGGCCATCGTCCCGGTCCCCGGCGGAGCGGACTCCGGGGGAGCGTGGTCGGGCAACACGGTCCTCCACGGCGGCGTCGTCCGTGCCTACTACTCGGGCAAGGTCGACCACAGCCCGTTCCAGTCGGTGCTGCTCGCGGAGTCGACGGACGGCGGCGCGACCTTCGGCGCGCCGGTGCAGGTCGTCGCCGATCCGACGGAGGACGAGGCGATCACGATGTTCCGCGACCCGTTCGTCTGGTCCGACGGCGACGGCTGGTCGATGGCGGTCGGAGCGGCCTCCGCGGACCAGGTGGCGTCCGTCCGGCACTACCGCTCCGCGGACGGCGTGCACTGGACGAACGAGGGCGACCTGCTCGCCATGCCCCGCACCACGGTCGACGGCATCGACACGGGTGAGGGGTGGGAGTGCCCGCAGGTCATCGGAGTCGACGGTGCAGAGGTCGTCGTGGTGGCGTCGTGGTCACACGACGACGGGCCGGGCGACGTGATCGCGCTCCCGCTCTCCGGCGCTCCGCGTCCGCACCGCGTCGACGACGGCCAGCACTTCTACGCCGCGTCCGTCATGCGCGCCGGATCCTGGGGGCCGGTGCTGTTCGGCTGGGTCACCGAGGGCCGGACCGAGGACTGGACCCGGCAGGCCGGCTGGTCCGGGGCGATCTCGCTGCCGCGCCGGACCTGGGTCGCCGACGGCCGGCTCGCGACCGCGCCGCACGACGCCGTCGACGCCCTCCGCAGCGGGGGAGCCCTCCCCGCGCACGGGGCGACGATCGACGCACAGGCCGAGATCGTGCTCCCGACGCCGGTCGACGGGTGCATCCGCATCCGGTTCGGCGCGGACGAGTACCTCGACCTCGTGGTGGACACCGCGGCGGACACGCTCACGGTCGACCGTTCCCGTGCCAGCACGGACCACCGCGCCGACCCGAGCTCCGCGGTGGTCCGTGCGCCGTTCGACGCAGGAACGGGCCTCCCGGCGGTCCGCGTCCTGCTCGACGGCTCCGTGGTCGAGGTGTTCACGAGCGCCGGACGTTCGGTGACGACGCGGGTCTACCCGCTGCAGGCACCACCGTGGTCGGTCGAGGCGCCAGCGGGCACGTCGTACTGGGCGCTCGGGAGGACCGTCGCTCCCGAGACGGTCCCGGCAGCGTCCGTCCCGGCCGGGACCACGACAGCCTGA
- a CDS encoding carbohydrate ABC transporter permease, whose translation MTTTDVLNPLHAPETVAQPSVTHIVRRRRPVAKLGSIIGLVILVIAAVFALGPLLWTLTTSLRTPAESFENPPQWIPLSWDFSNYAAVFNQIPIGQFFVNSVIVTLLIVVGQTITCTLSGYAFAMISFPGKNTIFGIFLATMMVPIQTIIIPVFVILKDMGLTGSIASLIVPALGSAFGTFLMRQYFMQMPKELGEAARIDGATQFGVFWHVYSRMASPAVATLAILNFSGFWAEYYRPLIFLNQQDTFTLPLGLVGLQGNLGTGSISVVLAGVVLTMIPSVLLFIFAQRYFIEGVTAGSSR comes from the coding sequence ATGACGACCACCGACGTCCTCAACCCGCTCCACGCTCCCGAGACCGTCGCGCAGCCGAGCGTCACCCACATCGTCCGGCGCCGGCGCCCGGTGGCGAAGCTTGGCAGCATCATCGGCCTGGTGATCCTCGTCATCGCCGCCGTGTTCGCCCTCGGCCCGCTGCTCTGGACGCTGACGACCTCGCTGCGCACACCGGCTGAGTCGTTCGAGAACCCGCCGCAGTGGATCCCGCTGTCCTGGGACTTCAGCAACTACGCCGCCGTGTTCAACCAGATCCCGATCGGGCAGTTCTTCGTGAACAGCGTCATCGTGACGCTCCTCATCGTGGTCGGACAGACCATCACCTGCACGCTCTCCGGCTACGCGTTCGCGATGATCAGCTTCCCGGGGAAGAACACGATCTTCGGGATCTTCCTCGCGACGATGATGGTCCCGATCCAGACGATCATCATCCCGGTGTTCGTCATCCTCAAGGACATGGGGCTGACCGGTTCGATCGCGTCGCTCATCGTTCCCGCGCTCGGCAGCGCCTTCGGGACGTTCCTCATGCGGCAGTACTTCATGCAGATGCCGAAGGAGCTCGGGGAGGCCGCGCGCATCGACGGCGCGACGCAGTTCGGGGTGTTCTGGCACGTGTACTCGCGGATGGCCAGCCCGGCCGTCGCGACCCTCGCGATCCTGAACTTCTCGGGCTTCTGGGCGGAGTACTACCGACCGCTCATCTTCCTCAACCAGCAGGACACCTTCACGCTGCCGCTCGGACTCGTCGGGCTGCAGGGCAACCTCGGTACCGGTTCGATCTCCGTCGTGCTCGCCGGCGTCGTGCTCACGATGATCCCGAGCGTCCTGCTGTTCATCTTCGCCCAGCGGTACTTCATCGAGGGCGTCACGGCGGGGTCGTCCCGATGA
- a CDS encoding carbohydrate kinase, with protein sequence MSAATVTVAGEALVDVVHGDTVREVPGGSPANVALGLARLGCDVDFATRLGDDERGHRVADHLRASGVRLTPGSLGAGRTSSATVRLGADGQPRYVFDIVWDLPEVVGTPTWLHVGSIAAFLEPGADRVVDAARRTAVAGGSVSFDPNIRPALLGPRDEALARVEELSALAAVVKLSDEDAAWLWPGAADPDAVLDRVLGFGAGLAVLTTGAAGSVLATATHRVHVPAASTTVVDTVGAGDTYSAALVWQLARSPRAAADAHPDARARLDDLHDAALRELGRTCSRAAAITVGRRGADLPTADDLTTAPSA encoded by the coding sequence ATGTCCGCGGCCACCGTCACCGTCGCCGGGGAGGCGCTCGTCGACGTCGTCCACGGCGACACCGTCCGCGAGGTCCCCGGGGGGAGCCCCGCGAATGTGGCGCTCGGGCTCGCGCGCCTCGGGTGCGACGTCGACTTCGCGACCCGGCTCGGGGACGACGAGCGCGGTCACCGCGTCGCAGACCACCTCCGGGCCTCGGGCGTCAGGCTCACCCCGGGGTCGCTCGGGGCCGGACGGACGTCCTCGGCCACGGTGCGGCTCGGTGCTGACGGGCAGCCGCGGTACGTGTTCGACATCGTGTGGGACCTGCCGGAGGTCGTCGGGACGCCCACGTGGTTGCACGTCGGGTCGATCGCGGCGTTCCTCGAGCCCGGGGCTGACCGGGTGGTGGACGCGGCACGTCGTACCGCGGTCGCAGGAGGCTCGGTCTCCTTCGACCCGAACATCCGTCCCGCGCTCCTCGGCCCACGCGACGAGGCGCTGGCCCGGGTCGAGGAACTCTCCGCGCTCGCCGCGGTGGTGAAGCTCTCCGACGAGGACGCCGCCTGGCTCTGGCCCGGTGCCGCCGACCCCGACGCCGTCCTCGACCGTGTCCTCGGGTTCGGCGCCGGACTCGCGGTCCTCACCACCGGGGCAGCCGGCTCGGTGCTCGCCACCGCGACGCACCGGGTGCACGTCCCGGCGGCGTCCACGACCGTCGTCGACACCGTCGGCGCCGGTGACACCTACTCCGCAGCCCTGGTCTGGCAACTGGCACGATCGCCGCGCGCAGCGGCCGACGCGCATCCGGACGCTCGAGCGCGCCTCGACGACCTCCACGACGCGGCACTGAGGGAACTCGGCAGGACCTGTTCGCGTGCCGCGGCGATCACCGTCGGTCGGCGCGGTGCGGACCTGCCCACCGCCGACGACCTGACGACGGCTCCGTCCGCCTGA